The Bifidobacterium asteroides genomic interval CATCGCCGTCACCCCGGCATCGAAGGGACAGTCCCCGGTCGAGTGGATGGAGTTCCCAGATCCTGATCAGGTAGCCGCTCTGGGATGACCCGCACGGCCGGTCTGCGCGGCCTGAACGATAAAGGTAGAGCGTGTCTTCACCCTGCAGATGTTGAGACCGACAGACAGCCAACCGGTTCCCGCCTGCCTTTACACTGAAGACATGGCTAACAAGAAAGGCCCGACCAAGGGTTCGGGCGGCAAGCACCGCAACAAACTGCGCGGCCGGGGGCCTACCCCCAAGGCCGAGGATCGCGTCTACCACAAGGCCTATAAGGCCCGGCAGGCGGCCCAGCGCAGGCAGGCGGCCGATCCACGTCTGGCAGCCCGCCGCCGGGCCGACCGGTTCACCTCTGATTCCGACGATCTGGTCATCGGCCGCAACGCAGTCCTGGAAGCCCTGCGTGTAGGAGTCCCGGCCAGTCAGCTCTATCTGGCCGCCCGGATGGAACACGACGACAGGACCAGGGAGATCGTGCGGCTGGCAGGACAGGAGGGACTCAACCTGCTGGAAGCCGACCGTCTGGAAATGAACCGCATCGCCCGGTCCAGCAACCACCAGGGCGTGGTCCTCAAGGTTCAGCCCTACCAGTACGCCTCCCTGCAGAGCCTGGTCGACAGGGCCGAGAAGCACGCGGCCGCCCTGGAAGGGGCCGACCAAGCAACCAGGGTTGCCGCCCGCCCGCTGTTCATCGCCCTGGACGGGGTCACCGACCCACAGAATCTGGGGGCAGTGATCCGTTCAGCCGCGGCCTTCGGAGCCTCGGGGGTGGTTCTGCCCGAGCGTCGCAGCGCCTCGGTCACAGCTGCAGCCTGGAAGGTGTCTGCCGGGGCCGCCGCCCATCTGCCCGTGGCCCGTGTGGTCAATCTGACCAAGGCCATTCAAGGACTCAAGGAGCACGGCTACTATGCGGTCGGCCTGGACGGCGCAGGCACCACCACAGTGGGCGAGACAGGCTTCGAAACCGATCCGCTGGTGGTGGTCCTGGGCTCCGAGGGCAAG includes:
- the rlmB gene encoding 23S rRNA (guanosine(2251)-2'-O)-methyltransferase RlmB; translation: MANKKGPTKGSGGKHRNKLRGRGPTPKAEDRVYHKAYKARQAAQRRQAADPRLAARRRADRFTSDSDDLVIGRNAVLEALRVGVPASQLYLAARMEHDDRTREIVRLAGQEGLNLLEADRLEMNRIARSSNHQGVVLKVQPYQYASLQSLVDRAEKHAAALEGADQATRVAARPLFIALDGVTDPQNLGAVIRSAAAFGASGVVLPERRSASVTAAAWKVSAGAAAHLPVARVVNLTKAIQGLKEHGYYAVGLDGAGTTTVGETGFETDPLVVVLGSEGKGLSRLVRENCDALASIPISSSVESLNASVAAGISLYAVAMARRRSASQAK